The Nocardia sp. BMG111209 genome includes a window with the following:
- a CDS encoding SDR family NAD(P)-dependent oxidoreductase — MISRTAIVTGGAAGIGGAISRRLAADGAMVAIFDLNGDAARAAAESIEEAGGKAVGLAVDVSDRPALDAAVTEVRARLGRPGILVTSAGITISAPFLEISEDTWNKVQDINFGGTFHSCQAVLPDMIEQGWGRIVTISSSSIHTCNPGLAAYTSSKWGVVGLTKVLALEFAKHGVTVNTIPPGFIETQMMRDHVAGGFIDLQQQIDATPVGRVGQPEDVAATCAFLVSEEAGYVTGQVIDVAGGRTV; from the coding sequence ATGATCAGCCGCACCGCGATCGTCACCGGAGGAGCCGCCGGCATCGGCGGCGCCATCAGCCGCCGTCTGGCCGCCGACGGCGCCATGGTCGCGATCTTCGACCTCAACGGCGACGCGGCCCGGGCCGCCGCCGAATCCATCGAGGAAGCGGGCGGTAAGGCCGTCGGCCTGGCCGTCGACGTCTCCGACCGTCCCGCCCTGGATGCGGCGGTCACCGAGGTACGCGCCCGGCTGGGCCGGCCGGGCATCCTGGTCACCAGCGCCGGAATCACCATCAGCGCCCCGTTCCTGGAGATCTCGGAAGACACCTGGAACAAGGTGCAGGACATCAACTTCGGCGGCACGTTCCACAGCTGCCAGGCCGTGCTGCCGGACATGATCGAGCAGGGCTGGGGCCGCATCGTCACCATCTCGTCGTCGAGCATCCACACCTGCAATCCCGGACTCGCCGCGTACACGTCCTCCAAATGGGGCGTCGTCGGCCTGACCAAGGTGCTGGCCCTGGAATTCGCGAAGCACGGCGTCACCGTGAACACGATTCCGCCGGGCTTCATCGAGACCCAGATGATGCGCGATCACGTGGCGGGCGGGTTCATCGATCTGCAGCAGCAGATCGATGCCACCCCGGTCGGCCGCGTCGGTCAGCCCGAGGACGTCGCCGCCACCTGTGCCTTCCTGGTCAGCGAGGAGGCCGGGTACGTCACCGGTCAGGTGATCGACGTCGCCGGCGGGCGCACGGTCTGA
- a CDS encoding nuclear transport factor 2 family protein has product MTTSVTDDQLAKLTRLLDRQEIQDTLTRFSRGMDRFDRDLFLSAFHDDATIAAGDFVGSPVDLFTWASAMHEAGQYATHHNLLNLTVDIDGDTAHSELYYLFVGRNRDDSNWIAGGRYIDRLERRDGQWRIALRTNAIEWSGLVPTMPIPFADVPDIHVNGTPSRSTEDPSYARPLLNKRAPNIPS; this is encoded by the coding sequence ATGACAACTTCGGTCACCGACGATCAGCTCGCCAAACTCACCCGGCTGCTGGACCGTCAGGAAATCCAGGACACGCTGACCCGGTTCAGCCGCGGTATGGACCGCTTCGACCGCGACCTGTTCCTGTCCGCCTTCCACGACGACGCCACCATCGCCGCCGGTGATTTCGTCGGGAGCCCGGTGGACCTGTTCACCTGGGCGTCGGCGATGCACGAGGCCGGTCAGTACGCCACCCACCACAACCTGCTGAACCTGACCGTCGACATCGACGGCGACACCGCGCACAGCGAGCTGTACTACCTGTTCGTCGGCCGCAATCGCGACGACAGCAACTGGATCGCCGGCGGCCGGTACATCGACCGGCTGGAGCGGCGCGACGGGCAGTGGCGGATCGCGTTGCGCACCAATGCGATCGAATGGTCCGGGCTGGTGCCGACCATGCCGATCCCGTTCGCGGACGTGCCGGACATCCATGTCAACGGCACTCCCTCGCGCAGCACCGAGGACCCCTCGTACGCCCGGCCGCTGCTCAACAAGCGAGCGCCGAACATCCCGAGCTGA
- a CDS encoding TauD/TfdA family dioxygenase produces MPTITTKKLSDQVGVEVLDVDATRLVEDDDLPAAILDLLEQHGVVLFRELHAGDEAQVAFCRKLGELVQFPNYPNPNVMEISFDPDNPNAKYFPSNDYWHLDGFMDEVPAKFSILSAHVVTPVGGETAFASTYAAYDDLSETEKKEFENVRVVHRMERVQRLSYPEPTAEQLADWARWVDREHPLVWTHESGRKSLVFGAGASHLVGAEERGRELLDDLEARATAPDRVLTHTWTVGDLVLWDNTGLVHRACDFDHAQPRRMHRSTVLGTESIK; encoded by the coding sequence ATGCCCACGATCACCACGAAGAAATTGAGCGACCAGGTCGGTGTCGAGGTACTCGATGTCGACGCGACGCGGCTGGTCGAGGACGACGACCTCCCCGCCGCGATCCTGGATCTCCTGGAACAACACGGCGTGGTGTTGTTCCGGGAGTTGCACGCCGGCGACGAGGCACAGGTGGCTTTCTGCCGGAAACTCGGTGAGCTGGTGCAGTTCCCGAACTACCCGAACCCGAATGTCATGGAGATCAGCTTCGATCCGGACAATCCGAACGCGAAGTACTTCCCCAGCAACGACTACTGGCACCTCGACGGCTTCATGGACGAGGTACCGGCGAAGTTCTCCATCCTGAGCGCGCACGTCGTGACGCCGGTCGGCGGCGAGACCGCCTTCGCCAGCACGTATGCCGCCTATGACGACCTCTCCGAGACGGAGAAGAAGGAATTCGAGAACGTCCGGGTGGTGCATCGGATGGAGCGGGTCCAGCGGTTGTCCTACCCCGAGCCCACCGCCGAACAACTCGCGGACTGGGCGCGCTGGGTCGACCGTGAGCACCCGCTGGTCTGGACGCACGAATCCGGCCGCAAGTCGCTGGTTTTCGGCGCCGGCGCCTCGCATCTGGTCGGCGCCGAGGAGCGCGGCCGGGAACTGCTCGACGATCTCGAGGCCCGCGCCACCGCGCCGGACCGAGTACTGACGCACACCTGGACCGTCGGCGATCTGGTGCTGTGGGACAACACCGGATTGGTCCACCGGGCCTGCGATTTCGATCACGCACAGCCGCGCCGTATGCATCGCTCGACCGTCCTGGGAACGGAGTCCATCAAATGA
- a CDS encoding SDR family NAD(P)-dependent oxidoreductase yields MAALSGRVAVVTGASRGIGKGIALVLAEQGATVYVTGRTVTPGSYPLPGTVGETAAECDRRGGKGIAVAVDHGDDEQVAALFDRVGREQGRLDILVNNAFSLPEDLTDPEPFWAKPLSNWEMIDVGVRSNFVAAWHAAKLMTPNESGLIVAISGYTGVSYTYGVVFGTAKSAADRMARDMAVELKPFGVASISLWQGLTWTERAQRNLATIDGLSEQASTRPENGCSPEYPGRVIAALAADPDVLRHSGGTFITAELGRDYGITDIDGKVIPSLRATRGEPIWAPI; encoded by the coding sequence ATGGCTGCACTGTCGGGCAGGGTCGCCGTGGTCACCGGCGCCAGCCGGGGCATCGGTAAGGGCATCGCGCTGGTACTGGCCGAACAGGGCGCCACGGTGTACGTCACCGGCCGCACGGTCACCCCGGGCTCCTATCCACTGCCCGGCACCGTCGGCGAGACGGCGGCCGAATGTGATCGCCGCGGCGGCAAGGGAATTGCCGTCGCGGTCGATCACGGCGATGACGAACAGGTCGCCGCGCTGTTCGATCGGGTCGGCCGCGAACAGGGCCGGCTGGACATCCTCGTCAACAACGCCTTCTCGCTGCCGGAGGATCTCACCGATCCGGAACCGTTCTGGGCGAAGCCGTTGTCCAACTGGGAGATGATCGACGTCGGGGTGCGCTCGAATTTCGTGGCGGCCTGGCACGCGGCGAAACTGATGACGCCGAACGAATCCGGCCTCATCGTGGCGATCTCCGGTTATACCGGCGTCAGTTACACCTACGGCGTGGTGTTCGGCACCGCGAAATCGGCCGCCGACCGGATGGCCCGCGATATGGCGGTCGAGCTCAAACCCTTCGGGGTGGCGTCGATCTCGCTGTGGCAGGGCCTCACCTGGACCGAACGCGCACAGCGCAATCTGGCCACCATCGACGGACTGTCGGAGCAGGCCTCCACCCGGCCGGAGAACGGCTGCTCGCCGGAATATCCCGGCCGCGTGATCGCCGCGCTCGCCGCCGATCCGGACGTGCTGCGGCATTCCGGCGGCACCTTCATCACCGCCGAACTCGGCCGCGACTACGGCATCACCGACATCGACGGCAAGGTGATCCCCTCGCTGCGGGCCACCCGCGGCGAACCCATCTGGGCGCCGATCTGA
- a CDS encoding ABC transporter substrate-binding protein: MTRIRTFATIACALALAVVAGCSSSGSKNASGGDSVSVGVICSCSGGSMTGFNTPVQDAVRAWADTANAAGGINGHKVDLVLKDDGMNPGSALSAAKSLITAKVAAVIDISILDQSWSTAMEAAHIPVVGVLSNNKPFETSPYFFPEGQTGDKIHQAIIGVAKQAGAANLGFLYCAEAPVCAESATKLTDAGKEHGLPVTYNTKISATAPNYTAQCVAAQQQGVSALYIGSTPAVIAHVAEDCSRQGYRPIYIIQGAAYASNLATAPGLSDNTWIQFSSLPFFADTPAVQRFDTAFDAKFPGVRQDSSVFIHNAIMGWVSGQVLEQAVRNGVPAGSPATADAVVKGLESLRDFTADGLAPGLTFTAGQPHHVDCWFTARVQAGTPQVLNDGKTTCA; the protein is encoded by the coding sequence ATGACGAGAATACGAACGTTCGCCACGATCGCCTGCGCCCTGGCGCTGGCGGTCGTCGCGGGCTGCTCCTCGAGCGGCTCGAAGAACGCCTCCGGTGGCGACAGCGTCAGCGTGGGCGTGATCTGCAGTTGCTCCGGCGGCAGCATGACCGGCTTCAACACCCCCGTCCAGGACGCGGTGCGCGCCTGGGCCGACACCGCCAACGCCGCGGGCGGCATCAACGGCCACAAGGTCGATCTGGTGCTGAAGGACGACGGCATGAACCCGGGCAGCGCGCTGTCCGCCGCCAAGAGCCTGATCACCGCGAAAGTGGCCGCGGTGATCGACATCTCGATCCTCGACCAGTCCTGGTCGACCGCGATGGAGGCGGCACACATCCCGGTGGTCGGGGTGCTGAGCAACAACAAGCCCTTCGAGACCAGCCCGTACTTCTTCCCGGAGGGGCAGACCGGCGACAAGATCCACCAGGCGATCATCGGGGTCGCGAAACAGGCCGGGGCCGCCAATCTCGGCTTCCTGTACTGCGCCGAGGCGCCGGTCTGCGCCGAATCGGCCACCAAACTGACCGACGCCGGCAAGGAGCACGGCCTGCCGGTCACCTACAACACCAAGATCTCCGCCACCGCACCGAATTACACGGCGCAGTGCGTGGCCGCGCAGCAGCAGGGCGTGAGCGCGCTGTACATCGGCAGCACCCCCGCGGTGATCGCCCACGTCGCCGAGGACTGCTCGCGGCAGGGTTATCGTCCGATCTACATCATCCAGGGCGCCGCGTACGCGTCGAATCTGGCCACGGCGCCGGGACTTTCGGACAACACCTGGATCCAGTTCTCCTCGCTGCCGTTCTTCGCCGACACCCCCGCGGTGCAACGGTTCGATACCGCGTTCGACGCGAAATTCCCGGGCGTACGCCAGGATTCGAGCGTCTTCATCCACAACGCGATCATGGGCTGGGTATCGGGACAGGTGCTGGAACAGGCCGTTCGCAACGGGGTGCCCGCGGGCAGCCCGGCGACCGCGGACGCCGTGGTGAAGGGCCTGGAATCGTTGCGGGACTTCACCGCCGACGGTCTGGCCCCCGGATTGACCTTCACCGCCGGGCAGCCGCATCACGTCGACTGCTGGTTCACCGCTCGCGTGCAGGCCGGTACCCCGCAGGTGCTGAACGACGGCAAGACCACCTGCGCCTGA
- a CDS encoding SDR family NAD(P)-dependent oxidoreductase, with protein sequence MSELRFDDRVAVITGAGRGLGRSYAELLASRGAKVVVNDAGGTMRGDTVEKNVAAEVVDAIEAAGGAAVASTASVATAAGGQEIIDTALDTYGRIDILIHNAGNVRYGLLTELSYEDFDAVLDVHLRGAFHVSRAAFPHMAKAGYGRVVLTSSIGGIYGAQACANYASSKAGAIGLSNIIALEGAAVGVNSNVILPSALTRMAEGIDTSAYPDMRAELVAPAVAYLAHESCTLTGEMLIAIAGRVARAYIAETPGVYQPSWTVDDVAARIDEIRNTDNSWQLPPVPSGQADHIGRSFAMAIAANNAAAEGK encoded by the coding sequence TTGTCCGAACTCAGATTCGACGACCGTGTCGCCGTGATCACCGGTGCCGGGCGAGGGTTGGGGCGCTCGTACGCCGAACTGCTCGCCTCCCGTGGCGCCAAGGTGGTCGTCAACGACGCCGGCGGCACCATGCGCGGTGACACCGTCGAGAAGAACGTCGCCGCAGAGGTTGTCGACGCGATCGAGGCGGCGGGCGGTGCGGCGGTCGCCTCCACCGCGTCGGTGGCGACCGCCGCCGGCGGACAGGAGATCATCGACACCGCGCTGGACACGTACGGGCGCATCGACATCCTGATCCACAACGCCGGCAACGTGCGCTACGGATTGCTGACCGAGCTCAGCTACGAGGATTTCGACGCCGTACTGGACGTGCACCTGCGCGGCGCGTTCCACGTCTCGCGAGCGGCGTTCCCGCACATGGCGAAGGCCGGGTACGGCCGGGTCGTGCTGACCTCCTCGATCGGCGGCATCTACGGCGCGCAGGCGTGCGCCAACTATGCGTCCTCGAAGGCCGGCGCGATCGGGCTGTCGAACATCATCGCGCTGGAGGGCGCCGCGGTGGGGGTCAACTCCAACGTGATCCTGCCCTCGGCGCTGACCCGGATGGCCGAGGGCATCGACACCTCGGCCTATCCGGATATGCGCGCCGAGTTGGTCGCCCCCGCCGTGGCCTATCTCGCGCACGAATCCTGCACTCTGACCGGCGAAATGCTGATCGCCATCGCGGGCCGGGTGGCCCGCGCCTATATCGCCGAGACCCCGGGCGTGTACCAGCCCTCGTGGACGGTCGACGACGTCGCCGCCCGCATCGACGAAATCCGCAACACCGACAACTCGTGGCAGCTGCCGCCGGTGCCCTCGGGACAGGCCGACCACATCGGCCGCAGCTTCGCGATGGCCATCGCAGCGAACAACGCAGCCGCGGAAGGAAAGTGA
- a CDS encoding aldehyde dehydrogenase family protein, with translation MRDYLKFYIGGEWVDPAQSDTFDVVNPATEELAGRVAQGSAADVDRAVAAARKAFPAWSATDRSERLDLLRSIEDAFGKRRDDMAAALTEEMGAPAALAGGFQLDLVVGHLGKAIEVLTDFPFTEQRGDLLVVREPIGVCGLITPWNWPLDLIAVKLFPALATGCTVVLKPSERSPFTGQVFTEVLESAGVPAGVYNMIQGDGPSVGVPLSAHADIDMVSFTGSTRAGIEIARNAAPSVKRVTQELGGKSPNVILDDADLAENVVKGVGAVMLNSGQTCSATTRMLVPANRIADVIEAARGAAEATTVGDPTGDAAIGPVVSASQFDKIQSLIQQGIDDGATLVTGGPGRPDGLTKGYYVKPTVFADVKNDMTIAREEIFGPVLVIISYDSVDHAVELANDTEYGLAANVAGADLDEVRAVAKRIRAGYVSINDAFDFASPFGGYKKSGNGREWGEYGFQEYLEIKGILGYGQA, from the coding sequence ATGCGCGATTATCTGAAGTTCTACATCGGCGGCGAATGGGTCGATCCCGCGCAGTCCGACACCTTCGACGTCGTGAACCCGGCGACCGAGGAACTCGCCGGCCGGGTCGCACAGGGTTCGGCGGCCGACGTCGACCGCGCGGTCGCCGCCGCCCGCAAGGCATTTCCGGCCTGGTCGGCGACCGATCGCAGCGAGCGGCTGGATCTGCTGCGCAGCATCGAGGACGCCTTCGGGAAGCGCCGCGACGATATGGCCGCCGCGCTGACCGAGGAGATGGGAGCCCCGGCCGCACTGGCCGGCGGCTTCCAGCTGGATCTGGTGGTCGGGCATCTCGGCAAGGCGATCGAGGTACTCACCGACTTCCCGTTCACCGAGCAGCGCGGTGACCTCCTGGTCGTGCGTGAGCCGATCGGTGTGTGCGGCCTGATCACCCCGTGGAACTGGCCGCTGGATCTCATTGCGGTCAAACTGTTCCCGGCGCTGGCGACCGGATGCACGGTGGTGCTCAAGCCCTCCGAGCGTTCGCCGTTCACCGGCCAGGTGTTCACCGAGGTGCTGGAGTCCGCCGGCGTTCCCGCCGGTGTCTACAACATGATCCAGGGTGACGGGCCGAGCGTCGGCGTGCCGCTGTCCGCGCACGCGGACATCGACATGGTCTCGTTCACCGGCTCCACCCGGGCCGGTATCGAGATCGCCCGCAACGCGGCGCCTTCGGTGAAGCGGGTCACCCAGGAACTCGGCGGCAAGAGCCCCAACGTGATCCTCGACGATGCCGATCTCGCCGAGAACGTCGTCAAGGGCGTCGGCGCGGTGATGCTGAACTCGGGCCAGACCTGTAGCGCCACCACGCGAATGCTGGTGCCCGCCAACCGGATCGCCGATGTGATCGAGGCCGCGCGCGGGGCCGCCGAGGCGACCACCGTCGGCGATCCCACCGGTGACGCCGCCATCGGCCCGGTGGTGTCGGCCTCGCAGTTCGACAAGATCCAGTCGCTGATCCAGCAGGGCATCGATGACGGCGCCACGCTGGTCACCGGCGGTCCGGGCCGGCCGGACGGGCTGACCAAGGGCTACTACGTGAAGCCCACGGTCTTCGCGGACGTGAAGAACGACATGACCATCGCGCGCGAGGAGATCTTCGGGCCGGTGCTGGTGATCATCAGCTACGACAGCGTCGACCACGCCGTCGAGCTGGCCAACGACACCGAGTACGGCCTGGCCGCGAATGTGGCCGGGGCGGACCTCGATGAGGTGCGCGCGGTCGCCAAGCGCATCCGGGCCGGCTACGTCTCCATCAACGACGCCTTCGACTTCGCGTCCCCGTTCGGCGGGTACAAGAAGAGCGGAAACGGCCGGGAGTGGGGCGAATACGGTTTCCAGGAGTACCTGGAGATCAAGGGCATCCTCGGATACGGCCAGGCATAA
- a CDS encoding nuclear transport factor 2 family protein, with amino-acid sequence MSSDTGTAVTDVRAVVANEQIRQVVARVARGEDRRDAALIRAAFWPDAAVDFGIFAGSFDEYLDWVVPGSPAVPVTQHVLGQTAIELKDEVALAETHVNAYHRVDYGTEHHDVMLGGRYLDRLEERDGEWRIAHRTMLYDWTQDFGVSADWSQGLMGAPFSGAHFTGRSAGDHSETFFGQ; translated from the coding sequence ATGTCCTCCGATACGGGTACCGCTGTCACCGATGTCCGCGCGGTCGTCGCGAACGAGCAGATCCGCCAGGTCGTCGCCCGCGTCGCGCGTGGCGAGGACCGGCGGGACGCGGCGCTGATCCGCGCCGCGTTCTGGCCGGACGCCGCGGTCGATTTCGGCATCTTCGCCGGTTCCTTCGACGAGTATCTCGACTGGGTGGTGCCGGGTTCGCCCGCGGTTCCGGTCACCCAGCATGTGCTCGGCCAGACCGCGATCGAGCTGAAAGACGAAGTGGCGCTGGCGGAAACGCATGTCAACGCCTACCACCGGGTCGACTACGGCACCGAGCACCACGATGTGATGCTCGGCGGCCGTTACCTCGACCGCCTCGAGGAGCGCGACGGCGAATGGCGGATCGCGCACCGCACCATGCTGTACGACTGGACACAGGACTTCGGCGTCTCGGCCGACTGGTCCCAGGGTCTGATGGGTGCGCCGTTCTCCGGTGCGCACTTCACCGGCCGCTCCGCCGGCGACCACAGCGAAACCTTCTTCGGGCAGTGA
- a CDS encoding thiamine pyrophosphate-binding protein, whose product MATIKVYERILELFEAEGINTIFGIPDPNFVHLFLRAEERGWNVVAPHHEESAGFMAEGLSRLTGKPAVAIGTLGPGIANLAGSIMCAKVENSPIIFLGGQRARITEQRVRRGRIQFVQQAGLIENSVKYSASIEYADQVDEIIREGIRTAVSGRPGPVYIEYPQHVINEELDLPPVLPPHRYRLVGQTAGADKIAEAVQYIRAAKQPVLLIGHGVHTSRAGASVRELAELMAVPVIQTSGGTSYIEGLEDRTFPYGFSPSSIDAVVNSDLCLAIGTELGEPVHFGRWRHWVANEDIRKWILVEQDPSAIGVNRPIDVPLVGDLRAVVPQLVEALRDTPRTATPDLQRWIDEDAARLADLAETAPSGQSPVHPARLIVEATKAFPAEGIMARDGGATTIFGWTYSQAKPHDVVWNQNFGHLGTGLPYAIGASVADGGKRPVMLITGDSSFQFQIAELETAARLNLPLVCVVGVDYQWGLEVGVYKRTFGQGSLETGVHWSKEVRLDKVAEGFGCYGEYVERDEDIAPAIKRAYASGKPGVIHVAVDPKANSEEMPSYDEFRTWYAEGQQ is encoded by the coding sequence ATGGCGACCATCAAGGTTTACGAACGCATCCTGGAACTGTTCGAGGCCGAGGGGATCAACACGATCTTCGGTATCCCCGACCCGAACTTCGTGCACCTGTTCCTGCGCGCCGAGGAGCGCGGTTGGAATGTCGTTGCGCCGCACCACGAGGAGTCCGCCGGATTCATGGCGGAGGGCCTGTCCCGGCTGACCGGCAAGCCGGCCGTCGCCATCGGCACCCTCGGCCCGGGTATCGCCAACCTGGCGGGTTCGATCATGTGCGCCAAGGTGGAGAACTCGCCGATCATCTTCCTCGGCGGCCAGCGCGCCCGGATCACCGAGCAGCGCGTGCGCCGCGGCCGGATCCAGTTCGTGCAGCAGGCCGGACTGATCGAGAACTCCGTGAAGTACAGCGCCAGCATCGAATACGCGGATCAGGTCGACGAGATCATCCGCGAGGGCATCCGCACGGCCGTATCCGGCCGGCCCGGCCCGGTGTACATCGAATACCCCCAGCACGTGATCAACGAGGAGCTCGACCTCCCGCCCGTGCTCCCGCCGCACCGGTACCGGCTCGTCGGCCAGACCGCCGGAGCGGACAAGATCGCCGAAGCGGTGCAGTACATCCGGGCCGCGAAGCAGCCGGTGCTGCTGATCGGCCACGGCGTGCACACCTCGCGGGCCGGCGCCTCGGTCCGCGAGCTCGCGGAGCTCATGGCGGTCCCGGTCATCCAGACCTCCGGTGGCACTTCGTATATCGAGGGCCTCGAGGATCGCACCTTCCCCTACGGCTTCTCACCGTCGTCGATCGACGCGGTCGTGAACTCGGATCTGTGCCTGGCCATCGGCACCGAACTCGGTGAGCCGGTGCACTTCGGCCGCTGGCGGCACTGGGTCGCCAACGAGGACATCCGCAAATGGATTCTGGTGGAACAGGATCCGTCGGCGATCGGCGTGAACCGGCCGATCGACGTGCCGCTGGTCGGCGACCTGCGCGCGGTCGTGCCGCAGCTGGTCGAGGCGCTGCGCGACACCCCGCGCACCGCCACCCCGGACCTGCAGCGCTGGATCGACGAGGATGCCGCGCGGCTGGCCGACCTGGCCGAGACCGCGCCGTCGGGCCAGAGCCCGGTGCATCCGGCGCGCCTGATCGTGGAGGCCACCAAGGCTTTTCCCGCCGAGGGCATCATGGCTCGCGACGGTGGCGCCACCACGATCTTCGGCTGGACCTACTCGCAGGCCAAGCCGCACGACGTCGTCTGGAACCAGAACTTCGGGCACCTCGGCACCGGCCTGCCGTACGCGATCGGCGCCTCGGTCGCCGACGGCGGCAAGCGGCCGGTCATGCTGATCACCGGCGACTCGTCGTTCCAGTTCCAGATCGCCGAACTGGAGACCGCGGCCCGGCTGAACCTGCCGCTGGTCTGCGTCGTCGGCGTCGACTACCAGTGGGGCCTCGAAGTCGGCGTCTACAAGCGGACTTTCGGTCAGGGCTCGCTCGAGACCGGCGTGCACTGGAGCAAGGAAGTGCGGCTGGACAAGGTCGCCGAGGGCTTCGGCTGCTACGGCGAATACGTCGAGCGCGACGAGGACATCGCCCCCGCGATCAAGCGCGCCTACGCCAGCGGCAAACCGGGCGTCATCCACGTGGCCGTCGACCCGAAGGCGAACTCGGAAGAGATGCCGAGCTACGACGAATTCCGTACCTGGTACGCAGAAGGACAGCAGTAA